caaaattaaattttttggattctgatgacgtcatcaagttaaaaaatttgattttttgataacacaggcaaatttgatccgatcttattagaattttttttgaaacccaataATTTTGGGTGGaccttttcagctgtgatgtcaatttttcgccaGCTATCACTTAaatgcttaattccgagaccaggactctacattcttgaaattattagagctaggttaattttgatcacaaatttgaaaattatgacccaaatttagtaggattacatacttggtttatcaaaattgcataaattagGATGTGATAGAGCATTAATCAGATCGTAATGCAAAATACCCCAGTATCATTTAGGAGGGTAATGAGTTCCTTGTTTTGCTCGGAAACGTAGAGAGAAGCAatacttttatttgatactctatcatttgaataaatttaaaaagtttatcaattaaatgtacagactctgtaaggtaaaatgacacgattatgGCGTCTCTCCCCCATTTTGCCTTTACTCTTATattaaatactatcagtatacgaattttcatcaaaatcattaGAGCCGACcccgatatatataaggcgcaagctaaatacttgccaccggcgctATATACCCTCGTTACGGCCTTGTTATGAGCAATCTGAAAACCGTGAACCTTTCGTAGCAAATACGACCGCTTTAGAAATTTCTATCCATCTTTAATTTTGGTAACGATACTTGATACCATTGCCCAAATAATATCTAAAGTctctaaagtaaaaaaatctgaCAACATTAAAATTCGAACTTTATGAAACTCACATTCGCAAATCTTACATGATTATCCATTGAATATCCAGATTTTTCCTTACCATTCAGAATTTCTTTttcagaaacaattttttttttaaatacatatttttacagGAAATATAACATTGAATGAAGCTCATGTGGTCGAAGGTGAAGTGTTCGTCTATAATTTGGGAACGATGTATTTCATTGATAAGTTACTGTTTCCTCTTCCGAATACTCTACAAGAAGTGATTCCCACATCTTCAACAACTATTACAACAATGATAACAAGTACGAGGAAACAGAGTACAGAAACAATTCCAGAAGAATTAGATGTAGAAGTTGGTACATCCACGGATTTACTATTAGAAGAAAGTACAGATGATGGCCAATCAAATACATATCAAGTACCATTCATTTTATcgaataaacttaatattagTAATCCAATCAAATAAACGTCCGACAACAAAGTAATAAGTCTTAATTTTGTGATTAACgatgaataaaaaagaaatgttttacaAAGTGCCTCAgaataaaagcaaattttcaaaattggtcCTCGAATTCAAGAGTCTCTAATTACAGACGCTGTCTTATAAAAAAGTTCATAATCAACAATGAAGCAAAagcataattataattttttttaaattactacttatagttaataaataattaattattaaacaacagACAAACCGCAAATATAATCTTATTATATCTCGAAAcgaaaacatttcttgaaaaatgtatcgctgataatttttattttatcagtcCTGGAATGACAATTATTCTGAGACATTTTGTGCGTACTTTTTAGTGATTATGTAAATTGCAGTATTCATTGGAAAGTATCTTTTGCATCACTTTTTGTGTTTTGGAGATTAAAATTGGTTGTTACTGTATTTAGCCACAATATTCTTTAACAACTGAAAGACATTTTTTCTactaaaaacagtaaaattaattaaaaagatacctatttataaaaattttatgcatctctaaaatatattgtatgtaaattattgattttataatctaCTCCCCTATTCTAAAACCTTtgttaacaaatcaaaatttttaccacAAAAGGAAATGATAAACATTGAATTACACCTTGGGACCATGACATTCAAAGTTAAACTAAAACCAATAGTTAAATGAggagaaaaataagttttagtaTTGGGAAATTCCCTTCTtcgaattaaatgaaaaatattgaaatccaAATTGTAATAACAATTTGTTGTAAAGAGCTTTTTGTGGAATatcattgttataaatatataatttccaaaatttattttttcaaagttcGCTTCATTGTAAAATTGTTAATGACATGTTTCGGTGTTTCGTTCTTTTTAAAATGGTTTAACACCTCGAAACATATCGATTATActataagtataaatttttgaaattatacatgtaattttaagtcaaatcatgtaggggttttttttacttttatgggGATTTATGAAAGATAACATTCGACCCAAATATCTCCCATTTAACGAAATTTCGAACTACAAAAATCGCCAAGTGATCACACTTCAACATTATGCCTGGAATAACTTCTTGATTAAtctatttgtttctttttcatattttaatattgattcatAGATATAAAGCATATAGTTTTATTTCAGTGAATTCATGTCAGATGGTTGTGtggcaataattaaaaagtCTCTTTCTACCACATATCAAAAACTAATATCGAAACAAAATGCAAGTAATTTCTGTTGGGAAAAAGAAAagacaaatgtaaaaaaattatctgtaaaTTTATGTTAGTACAGTTGCCAAAggtatttttgtatgaaaatctcATATTGTATGGTGAAATATGCTGAAAATTTGAGAATCCGGGCCTTTAATGAGCCATAATATGTGCCATCCTTACCGTCCTGTTTCAATTCCGTTTTcagacaacaaaattttagcttgaaatAACCGTCGAAAGAATACaaaatacgataaaaattttcagttacttTCAAATAATTAGCAACATTAAACCTTGGGTAACGGTATATTATGTTAAGAAGtaataaataagacaaaattgCCATTTAggtatttgttaaaaatgaagaaaaaaaaaatgtccatTGTTGAATATTATACTGGATGCTAGAAAAGTACCGAAACAATCAAAgaactgaaaaaataataattttagaaaaaagttgtatacAAAAGTcccagatttttttaaaagtattattaaattcagaCCTTGACTTtcaaagtcattaaaaatcaacTCTTGCTGATAACCAGCAAGTGATagagaaaaactttaaattagaaagataccacaacaaaaaaaaacacttaaacaagaaaaaatgttttttacaaaagcTCCTGGGTTTTGAAGAGGAGTAGTATTCTAATGCAAAGTTTTCCTCCTCTTCTAACTATTGTGAACTTTTTAATGACCTTTAAAGTCCGATACTTTTCTAACACCTGTATATGTgtagttataatttatatacaataatggTTTATTACGATAAATTACCGTaatcttttatattaataataaattatatttaatttcagttatttaataaaacaaaatttaaacacgTTCCGTTTTTGTTATAGTGAATTTAGGATAAGGGATATTGCAGCAGTGAATGTTTGTGTTTTGAAAACCTGCAATTAAGTATGAATTGATAAGCACGAAATCACATCAAAGCCAGATTATTTCtctagcaaaaaaaaataaccataagTTCAACTTTAGTAAACAGTTCGATAAATCTAAAAACTAAAACCTCTGAACTTTGTTCTAACGCTTTATTATAACGCAGTTTGATCTTTTTATCCGATttacattgaatttattttctagatCACCCGAAAGTTTTTGACCCTAATATATACATGATAACGATTATCAGagaattaaacttttaaaaaatttttttgtagaaattttgaataattctgttgataactaaaaaagttaaaataaaattatcgattCGGGACTCTTCTAATTATGAATCGTAGACAATTAGTACTgtctattgttttattttttttctgtaaattctAAATAACTATGGTTTAATTGCGATAAGAGTACTTGTCGCAATTAAACTGACGCAACGGTAAACAAATATTGGCTCTTTATTGACTTGATCACAATGTATTGTAAAgctagttaaatttttaactaaaaataaaatatatcaatccGGGTAGGTAAGTATATCAAAGATTATGTGTCCGTTGTACACAGTACATTTCGCCCTGATATAGTGGTTCTGGATAAATCTAGTAAAAATCATCAACATGCATTTCATTTAAAGGTATCCTGGATACTCTAATGATTGCTCGGTGGTAAAAGCTCGATAACTATAACCAACTTGCTGCTGAGTTAACCTCGAAGGGCTATAGGGTCTCGTTGGATGCATAATACACAATAGAGAATAGCAAAGATCGAAATCTTTAGGAGTaatctaaaaaaacataatcatACCACGGCATTGTTGATTGTACCGTACACGATCCGGTGCtcacataaaatttacattgaaCATATAATGGAGTAGAGAGTGAGCAAACTCACCGATATCGGATGACGCCATCTGAACCATCCTTCCCCATTTGTGAGTGActtatcaaaattgtttttaattatgagTTATGTGATAATTTTCTGTTATTGACactctcatttattattttacactttattttcttttttggtcTTTTGTAGTATACTTTTTATGGCaatttttctataactttttaaaattgttttattgtgtatatattttttgtgactATTTTCCATaattctgcaactttttttaatactctggtaatcaagatcattataataaacgtcTTCATTCATCTTACATGGCCCAAAAACCGAGAAAATAGTTATTTGACTCCTTAGTTTCATATATTCCTTCTTGAcagatattgatatttttattcggttttaaaaaaatataaatttttcgattacttataataaatttgtcaGAAATACTTTAGAATTGCAAcagcaattttttattaaataattctatttacaaaaaattatttcaaaaatacaaatcaCAAGTTTAGTAGAATTATTTACGGTATAACTTAACAAAATGAAcattaaaaattcacttttttaataaattaattaaatcctGGCACTtaacaattacaataaatttaatgaatatgatATTGTATTTGGTCTTCAATTGGATTTTTATGATCTGAAATATTTGCTCGTGCTTCATATGTAGCAATAACAACGCCTTGCTGATGTTGCTTGAAAAAATCACCTCTTAAACCGATGTAATAAATGCGTGTTGTCTCCGAACCAAAATTATTTGGAAAGTATAAAGTTAAATGATAAACTGATGAAAATGTTACGAtcctttgaaaataaaattattattgaaatgttatttaCCCAGGACTTTAATTGAgactaaaacaattaaaaaacaatctaTCCACCCTTATAAATTCGCGAATTATTGATTATAGtgtcatttaaaaacaaattattaaaatgatacgAATAAATCAAAGCTTCTAatgaaagaattattttaaactttcttttaaaagtcTTCCCTAATCTTTTGTATACTAGGCCAATTCTTAATTAGATAACTTACTTTGTAGGATACTCAATGGACCCATCAACATCCTTTTGTAACTCAAATTCTTGATCGCTTTGAATATTAACATCGTCAAATGTCATATGTGGTCTATtcttaaatctaaaataaattccAAACTAAAACtagcttatttatttaaaaaaatattaagaaagatCTTACATTTTAACGCTAGCTGGATGACATTCAGAATCACCACCGATTATAACAATTCCCTTTAATTTCACATTACCAGCAAATGGTATGTTAAATAACAGTTCTTGATCAACATCACTTTCGAcatactataaataattaagGTAATTAGGTTCTAATAAGAATAATTTagctatataaattttttaccgtGTTAAAATCTAATCTATCTTCCCatgcttttaaaatacttttaccgGAGCCTTCAGTTGCTTCATTTAAACATTCGACATTTTCTTTGtcaattttttggtataaactATACTTGATCCCCAATTCAGGGCTATCATCGTGATCGTGATCTCCTTCGCAAGTATGATGTgacattttactttaaattctcaaaatctcaattacaattttatttaatataattataaatcgtatttcaaattgaatgacaaacaaaattgtatagtcctttttttaatacaatcaaTACGTCATGAATCTTTAACCgatattcatattttcttaaaatattggtGGAAATAAATGACTATGATTATGATAGTACTATATTAGTAGGATATCAGAATTCAAGTTGatgagttttatataaaataataaagaaaccaattattttctagtttcattttatttaatacgacGCAACCATCAAAACTTCTTATTTATATTGTAGTTTTACAGCTAAACTTCGTCTTCACTgcctttaa
This genomic interval from Chrysoperla carnea chromosome 1, inChrCarn1.1, whole genome shotgun sequence contains the following:
- the LOC123305330 gene encoding PITH domain-containing protein GA19395, which produces MSHHTCEGDHDHDDSPELGIKYSLYQKIDKENVECLNEATEGSGKSILKAWEDRLDFNTYVESDVDQELLFNIPFAGNVKLKGIVIIGGDSECHPASVKIFKNRPHMTFDDVNIQSDQEFELQKDVDGSIEYPTKIVTFSSVYHLTLYFPNNFGSETTRIYYIGLRGDFFKQHQQGVVIATYEARANISDHKNPIEDQIQYHIH